In Stenotrophomonas sp. ESTM1D_MKCIP4_1, a single genomic region encodes these proteins:
- a CDS encoding BLUF domain-containing protein, translated as MPLRAIAYVSQARPELSAERLQAVVDDAARFNRLAGVTGVLLHDGQRFLQYIEGPPDGLDSVYERILQAGSHVDIVELARSRLGQRQFPYWSMRVLAVDAPKLRQLTAGDWSGFSRTVDGDPAEPTAVDLLSDIVRPLLSAG; from the coding sequence ATGCCACTACGCGCCATCGCCTACGTCAGCCAGGCCCGGCCGGAGCTTTCCGCCGAACGGCTGCAGGCGGTGGTTGACGATGCGGCGCGGTTCAACAGGTTGGCCGGTGTGACCGGCGTGCTGCTGCATGACGGGCAGCGTTTCCTGCAGTACATCGAAGGTCCGCCCGATGGCCTCGACTCGGTGTACGAACGCATCCTGCAGGCGGGCAGCCACGTCGACATCGTTGAACTGGCGCGCAGCCGCCTTGGCCAGCGTCAGTTCCCGTACTGGTCGATGCGCGTGCTGGCCGTGGATGCGCCGAAGCTGCGGCAACTCACCGCCGGGGACTGGTCGGGATTCTCGCGCACCGTGGATGGCGACCCCGCCGAACCGACCGCCGTCGATCTACTGAGTGATATCGTGCGACCGCTGCTCAGCGCAGGCTGA
- a CDS encoding homoserine kinase: MIARAFAPASVANVAVGFDILGHAIAGIGDTVTVRRIDEPTVRIDAIRGSAVELPLDAPGNTAGAALISMREGLGLAHGFALEIDKGIPFGSGMGGSAASCVAALVAANALLDVPLPREALYPYALDGEAVASGGRHGDNVGPLLLGGLALCTADRLLPIPVPASWHSLLVHPHAVLETRRARAALQGSYALSEFVAQSANLALVLSGCHRSDAALVRAGLRDVLVEPRRAALIAGFDAARDAALAANAMGAGISGAGPSVFAWFEDGDQARAAAAPVRAAFAAAGFDSDAWVSPLDAAGARLC; the protein is encoded by the coding sequence GTGATCGCACGTGCGTTTGCCCCCGCTTCGGTCGCCAATGTGGCGGTGGGCTTCGATATTCTCGGCCATGCCATTGCCGGTATCGGCGATACCGTGACGGTGCGTCGCATTGACGAGCCGACCGTCCGCATCGATGCCATCCGCGGCAGTGCGGTCGAGCTGCCGCTGGATGCGCCGGGCAATACGGCCGGGGCAGCGTTGATCTCGATGCGCGAGGGGCTCGGCCTGGCGCATGGCTTTGCGCTCGAGATCGACAAGGGCATTCCGTTCGGTTCGGGCATGGGCGGTTCGGCGGCGTCGTGCGTGGCGGCACTCGTCGCGGCCAATGCGCTGCTGGACGTACCGTTGCCGCGCGAAGCGCTGTACCCCTACGCGCTGGATGGCGAAGCGGTGGCCAGTGGTGGGCGCCATGGTGACAATGTGGGGCCGCTGCTGCTGGGCGGCCTGGCGCTGTGCACGGCCGATCGCCTGTTGCCGATACCGGTGCCTGCCAGCTGGCACAGCCTGTTGGTCCACCCGCATGCGGTGCTTGAAACCCGGCGCGCGCGGGCGGCACTACAGGGCAGCTATGCGCTGAGTGAATTCGTTGCCCAGAGCGCCAACCTTGCGCTGGTGCTCAGCGGCTGCCATCGCAGCGATGCGGCCCTGGTGCGGGCCGGCCTGCGTGACGTGCTGGTGGAGCCGCGCCGGGCTGCGCTGATCGCGGGTTTCGACGCTGCGCGCGATGCGGCGTTGGCGGCCAACGCGATGGGTGCAGGCATTTCCGGTGCCGGGCCCAGCGTCTTTGCCTGGTTTGAAGATGGCGACCAGGCCCGTGCCGCAGCGGCGCCCGTGCGCGCGGCCTTCGCTGCGGCCGGCTTCGACAGCGATGCCTGGGTGTCTCCGCTGGATGCTGCGGGAGCGCGACTGTGCTGA
- a CDS encoding linear amide C-N hydrolase, which yields MKRMTWQGKAVLAMALASACVPAWACTRAVYLGDNGDVITARSMDWKVDVATNLYVLPRGIARTGQAGPKSAAWTARYGSVVATGYDVSTTDGMNEKGLVANLLWLVESEYPQQRGNKPGLAISLWAQYVLDNFATVGEAVAALEREPFAIVTDKVPGEDRQATLHLSLSDASGDSAIVEYIGGRQVIHHDRRYQVMTNSPIFDQQLALNAYWQQIGGTVMLPGTNRSADRFARASFYINAIPKAEDPVEALASVFSVIRNVSVPFGITTPGEPNISSTRWRTVADHKRRLYFFESALTPNTFWVDLNKVDFGGQVLKLDLGRDQRNTFSGDALSHFVPSQPFAFLGTDG from the coding sequence ATGAAGCGGATGACGTGGCAAGGAAAGGCGGTGCTGGCCATGGCGCTGGCGTCGGCATGTGTACCGGCATGGGCATGTACGCGCGCGGTCTACCTGGGTGACAACGGGGATGTGATCACCGCCCGCTCGATGGACTGGAAGGTGGATGTGGCCACCAACCTGTATGTTCTGCCGCGCGGCATTGCACGCACGGGCCAGGCCGGACCGAAGTCGGCGGCATGGACGGCACGGTACGGCAGCGTCGTTGCCACGGGCTACGATGTGTCCACCACCGATGGCATGAACGAGAAGGGGCTCGTCGCCAACCTGCTGTGGCTGGTGGAGTCGGAGTACCCGCAGCAGCGGGGTAACAAACCCGGCCTGGCCATATCGCTGTGGGCGCAGTACGTACTGGACAATTTCGCCACCGTGGGCGAAGCCGTGGCCGCGCTCGAGCGCGAGCCGTTCGCCATCGTCACCGACAAGGTGCCCGGCGAGGACCGGCAGGCCACCTTGCACCTGTCGCTGTCCGATGCGTCCGGCGACAGCGCCATCGTCGAGTACATCGGTGGCCGCCAGGTCATCCACCATGACCGCCGCTACCAGGTGATGACCAATTCGCCGATCTTCGATCAGCAGCTCGCACTCAATGCGTACTGGCAGCAGATCGGCGGCACGGTCATGCTGCCCGGCACCAACCGCTCGGCGGACCGCTTTGCGCGGGCGTCCTTCTACATCAACGCCATTCCCAAGGCTGAAGATCCGGTCGAGGCGCTGGCCAGTGTGTTCAGCGTCATCCGCAACGTTTCGGTGCCCTTCGGCATCACCACGCCGGGCGAGCCGAACATTTCCTCGACGCGCTGGCGCACGGTCGCCGACCACAAGCGCCGGCTCTACTTCTTTGAATCGGCACTGACGCCCAATACGTTCTGGGTCGATCTCAACAAGGTCGATTTCGGCGGGCAGGTGCTCAAGCTCGACCTCGGGCGGGACCAGCGCAACACCTTCTCCGGTGATGCGCTGTCGCACTTCGTGCCGAGCCAGCCGTTCGCCTTCCTCGGCACCGACGGCTAG
- a CDS encoding DMT family transporter gives MRNNPMALGIANGVAAGALWGVVFLAPAVLHSFNALQLSAGRYLVYGLIAAVLLLPRWKRLAPTLGRAEWKGLLWLSLAGNLVYFLLLATAVQWAGGAAASLIVGLIPVVVTLVGVREKGAVPLAQLLPALGLCVLGVALVGWESLMSEHLATPWRQRLVGLLCAFGALFSWALYSVGNSRWLARRADLSSHDWSLLTGVTTGGLSLLLVPMAFVGQAAGHTPAQWSLFWGISAGVAVVASILGNAFWNRASRLLPLTLTGQMIVFETLFALLYAFAWQWRWPTLLEALAIVFLVAGVLLCAHAHRTPRAIAEHAG, from the coding sequence ATGCGCAACAACCCGATGGCCCTGGGCATCGCCAATGGCGTTGCCGCCGGTGCGCTCTGGGGCGTGGTCTTCCTCGCCCCCGCCGTGCTGCACTCCTTCAATGCTCTGCAACTGTCGGCCGGTCGCTATCTGGTCTATGGCCTGATTGCCGCCGTGCTGCTGCTGCCGCGCTGGAAACGGCTGGCGCCGACGCTGGGGCGCGCCGAATGGAAGGGCCTGCTCTGGCTCAGCCTGGCGGGCAACCTGGTGTACTTCCTGTTGCTGGCAACGGCCGTGCAATGGGCCGGTGGAGCGGCGGCCTCGCTCATTGTCGGCCTGATCCCGGTGGTCGTGACCCTGGTGGGCGTGCGCGAGAAGGGAGCGGTGCCGCTCGCTCAACTGCTGCCGGCGTTGGGGTTGTGCGTGCTTGGCGTGGCTCTGGTTGGCTGGGAATCACTGATGTCCGAGCATCTCGCCACGCCTTGGCGACAACGCCTGGTCGGGCTGCTGTGCGCCTTTGGTGCGCTGTTCTCCTGGGCGCTGTACTCGGTGGGCAACAGCCGCTGGCTTGCGCGCCGTGCCGATCTGTCCAGCCATGACTGGTCGCTGCTGACCGGCGTGACCACCGGCGGCCTGTCGCTGCTGCTGGTGCCGATGGCCTTCGTCGGCCAGGCGGCGGGCCACACGCCGGCCCAGTGGAGCCTGTTCTGGGGCATCAGTGCGGGCGTTGCCGTCGTGGCGTCGATTCTCGGCAACGCGTTCTGGAACCGTGCCAGCCGGCTGCTGCCATTGACCCTCACCGGGCAGATGATCGTGTTTGAAACGCTGTTTGCGCTGCTCTACGCGTTTGCCTGGCAGTGGCGCTGGCCGACTCTGCTGGAGGCGCTGGCAATCGTCTTCCTGGTGGCGGGCGTGCTGCTGTGTGCGCATGCACATCGCACGCCGCGCGCGATCGCCGAACATGCCGGCTGA
- a CDS encoding AraC family transcriptional regulator gives MGAIFHLRHYGQATGLDRHDYAQWVLPLQGELQFELQGRGGRLDLLQGAFVAAGEAHDQMAHGPNGFVIVDCGPGVLDDLTQEHLSRQRWLHLPLSLRQRLAQVQGGGDMPELLPDLLRVFAPAGSGARMQGLCAAVQAAPGQAWPVARMAAFVGVSGSRLHALFQREFGVSPQAWLSASRLRWAKHALLNSAAPISDIALAAGYSEQSALTRALRRETGLTPSAWRRQNALL, from the coding sequence ATGGGCGCCATCTTCCACCTGCGGCATTACGGCCAGGCCACCGGCCTGGACCGGCACGACTATGCGCAATGGGTGCTGCCGCTGCAGGGCGAGCTGCAGTTCGAGCTGCAAGGTCGTGGTGGTCGCCTGGATCTGCTGCAGGGGGCATTCGTTGCGGCGGGCGAGGCGCATGACCAGATGGCGCACGGTCCGAACGGGTTCGTGATCGTCGACTGCGGCCCCGGTGTGCTCGACGATCTGACCCAGGAACACCTCAGCCGCCAGCGCTGGCTGCACCTGCCGCTGTCGTTGCGCCAGCGGCTGGCCCAGGTGCAGGGTGGGGGAGACATGCCCGAACTGCTGCCGGACCTGCTGCGGGTGTTTGCGCCGGCCGGCAGTGGCGCACGCATGCAAGGCTTGTGTGCGGCGGTGCAGGCCGCGCCTGGGCAGGCATGGCCGGTGGCGCGGATGGCGGCATTCGTTGGTGTCAGCGGAAGTCGTCTGCATGCGCTGTTCCAGCGCGAGTTCGGGGTCAGCCCGCAGGCGTGGCTCAGTGCCAGCCGGCTGCGCTGGGCCAAACATGCGCTGTTGAACAGTGCGGCGCCGATCAGCGATATCGCGCTGGCCGCAGGGTATTCCGAGCAGAGCGCACTGACCCGTGCCCTGCGTCGCGAGACGGGTCTCACGCCGAGCGCCTGGCGGCGGCAGAACGCGCTTTTGTAG
- a CDS encoding hybrid sensor histidine kinase/response regulator, translated as MNLLPPDPAQSQTPVNLLIVDDVPQNLVAMQALLRREGVNLLLAGSGAQALELLLEHEVALALLDVHMPEIDGFTLAELMRGSQRSRDVPIIFLTASPDDPVRAFKGYESGAVDFLHKPVAPQVILSKVNVFIELYQQRQLLKSRNDALERALKLNETMAAVLTHDLRTPLSAILLCADKLSLELPPGNTSAQQTLQHLEASTVRMARMVEQLLDFSRIRSGGLRLEASPCDLEVLARAVIAEAGSAHGSDRIAFDALGDATLHGDMDRLGQVVANLVGNALTHGGKDVVHVAVDGSDARVVTLRVRNAGHIEDALLPRLFEPFKASFHQSKGLGLGLYIVDQFVAAHGGRLGARNEQGQVVFEAVLPRRTDARGMGAF; from the coding sequence ATGAACCTGCTGCCACCGGACCCTGCGCAGTCGCAGACCCCGGTCAACCTGCTGATCGTCGATGACGTGCCGCAGAACCTGGTGGCCATGCAGGCGCTGCTGCGCCGCGAGGGCGTCAATCTGCTGCTGGCCGGCTCGGGCGCGCAGGCGCTGGAGCTGCTGCTGGAACACGAGGTGGCGCTGGCGCTGCTGGACGTGCACATGCCGGAGATCGATGGGTTCACGCTGGCCGAACTGATGCGAGGTTCGCAGCGCAGCCGCGATGTGCCGATCATCTTCCTGACCGCCTCGCCGGATGACCCGGTGCGCGCGTTCAAGGGCTACGAAAGCGGCGCGGTCGATTTCCTGCACAAGCCGGTAGCGCCGCAGGTGATCCTGAGCAAGGTCAACGTCTTCATCGAGCTCTACCAGCAGCGCCAGCTGCTGAAGTCGCGCAACGACGCGCTGGAGCGCGCGCTGAAGTTGAACGAGACGATGGCGGCCGTGCTGACCCATGATCTGCGCACGCCGCTGTCGGCCATCCTGCTCTGCGCCGACAAGCTGTCGCTGGAACTGCCGCCGGGCAACACCAGCGCCCAGCAGACCCTGCAGCACCTCGAGGCCAGCACCGTGCGCATGGCGCGCATGGTCGAGCAGCTGCTGGATTTCTCGCGCATCCGCAGCGGTGGTCTGCGCCTGGAAGCCAGTCCCTGCGACCTGGAGGTGCTCGCCCGCGCGGTGATTGCCGAGGCGGGCAGCGCGCACGGCAGCGATCGCATCGCTTTCGATGCCCTGGGGGATGCCACGCTGCATGGCGACATGGACCGCCTGGGGCAGGTGGTGGCCAACCTGGTGGGCAATGCGCTCACCCATGGCGGCAAGGACGTGGTGCATGTTGCCGTCGATGGCAGCGACGCGCGCGTGGTGACCCTGCGCGTGCGCAATGCCGGGCACATCGAGGATGCACTGCTGCCGCGGTTGTTCGAGCCGTTCAAGGCCAGCTTCCACCAGAGCAAGGGCCTTGGGCTCGGCTTGTACATCGTCGATCAGTTCGTGGCCGCGCATGGTGGGCGCCTGGGGGCACGCAACGAGCAGGGCCAGGTGGTGTTCGAGGCGGTGCTGCCGCGGCGTACCGATGCACGCGGAATGGGCGCATTCTGA
- the thrC gene encoding threonine synthase, whose protein sequence is MQFVSTRGHAPAVGLSAAIAAGLAPDGGLYVPEVLPAPRELQAGETLAETAAGLLAPFFEGDPLAQALPAICAEAFDFPVPLRPLGREGDHVLELFHGPTAAFKDIGARFLAGTLSRLQAGQPRDLTIVVATSGDTGAAVAAAFHRQPGVRVVVLYPDGRVSPRQAHQLGCFGDNIQALRVAGSFDDCQAMVKQALADKVLQAQVPLSSANSISLGRLLPQMSYYAHAALNHHARTRRRLNLVVPTGNLGNAMAAVLARTLGVPIGQIVLATNANAVLPAYFNGAAYQPQASVATVANAMDVGAPSNFERLRWLYADDDAELRAAFRAFAVDDVTIRATIASAYASSGEVFCPHTATAVKVLQDLRGRGAKGDWAVVSTAHPAKFEAVVEPLIGEPVAVPPALDALLQRPAHAEPLAADYAALREVLLR, encoded by the coding sequence ATGCAATTCGTTTCGACCCGTGGCCACGCGCCCGCTGTTGGCCTGAGTGCCGCCATCGCTGCCGGTCTGGCGCCGGATGGTGGGCTGTACGTTCCGGAAGTGCTGCCCGCGCCGCGCGAACTGCAGGCCGGAGAGACCCTCGCCGAGACCGCTGCAGGACTGCTGGCGCCGTTCTTTGAAGGTGACCCGCTTGCACAGGCGCTGCCCGCGATCTGCGCTGAGGCCTTTGATTTCCCGGTGCCGCTGCGCCCGCTCGGGCGCGAGGGCGACCATGTGCTGGAGCTGTTCCATGGCCCGACGGCGGCCTTCAAGGACATTGGCGCCCGCTTCCTGGCCGGCACCTTGTCGCGCCTGCAGGCAGGCCAGCCGCGTGACCTGACCATCGTGGTGGCCACCTCGGGCGACACCGGGGCCGCCGTGGCGGCCGCCTTCCATCGCCAGCCGGGCGTGCGCGTGGTGGTGCTGTATCCCGATGGCCGGGTGTCGCCGCGGCAGGCGCACCAGTTGGGGTGCTTCGGTGACAACATCCAGGCGCTGCGTGTGGCGGGTTCGTTCGATGACTGCCAGGCGATGGTGAAGCAGGCCCTGGCCGACAAGGTGCTGCAGGCGCAGGTGCCGCTGAGCTCGGCCAACAGCATCAGCCTGGGCCGGTTGCTGCCACAGATGAGCTACTACGCGCATGCCGCACTGAACCACCACGCCCGCACGCGGCGCCGCCTCAATCTGGTGGTGCCGACCGGCAACCTGGGCAACGCGATGGCGGCCGTGCTGGCACGCACGCTGGGCGTGCCCATCGGGCAGATCGTGCTGGCCACCAATGCCAATGCGGTGTTGCCGGCGTACTTCAATGGTGCGGCTTACCAGCCGCAGGCAAGTGTCGCCACGGTCGCCAACGCGATGGATGTAGGGGCGCCGAGCAACTTCGAGCGGCTGCGCTGGCTGTACGCCGACGATGATGCGGAGCTGCGTGCCGCGTTCCGGGCGTTCGCTGTGGATGACGTGACCATCCGCGCGACGATTGCCAGTGCCTATGCCAGCAGCGGGGAGGTGTTCTGCCCGCATACCGCCACGGCGGTGAAGGTGCTGCAGGACCTGCGCGGGCGCGGCGCCAAGGGCGACTGGGCGGTGGTATCGACGGCGCATCCGGCCAAGTTCGAGGCGGTGGTGGAGCCCTTGATCGGCGAGCCGGTGGCGGTGCCACCGGCGCTGGATGCACTGCTGCAGCGCCCGGCGCATGCCGAACCGCTGGCGGCGGATTACGCGGCCCTGCGCGAGGTGCTGCTGCGCTGA
- the thrA gene encoding bifunctional aspartate kinase/homoserine dehydrogenase I, with protein MSFNAPAHSAAPADLAAPSTVVHKFGGTSVASAERYRHVAGLLLARPEPLQVTVVSAMKGVTDALIELAQLAARGDAGWREAWHALRARHRGAAVALLREQVGETVEWIDVRFDQLAEVLGALAVIGELPREVLDRVQGLGEVFSAQLLGTHLQALGEDCAVLDAREVLVVGHGELGVDVDWEASADRLAKWRLQHPQSRVVATGFVARDREDRITTLGRNGSDYSGAIFAALFNADELHIWTDVDGVLSADPRLVPEAVQLDALSYDEACELAYFGAKVVHPQTMSPAIRLGLPIFIRNTFHPAHPGTRISAERSPRGPVKGLTLSPDLALLNLEGTGLMGVPGTAERVFSALRQAQVSVVMISQGSSEHSICCVVRAGEAARGRDALLQAFAHELAVGQVQRVQVGEGVSVLAAVGDGMAGQPGVAARLFEALGRAQVNILAIAQGSSERNISVAVASADATRALRAAHAGFWLSPQTFAVGVIGPGNVGAALLDQLLAARPHLLAKANVDLRLRALASRSRMRLEVDGLHADWRQALHDDGVASDLDRFTEHLLAAHLPHAVVIDCSGSADVAERYEAWLAAGIHVVTPNKQAGSGPLPRYQRIRAAAAASGARFRYEATVGAGLPVITTLRDLVDTGDEVLAVEGIFSGTLAWLFNRFDGSQPFSALVAQARSMGYTEPDPRDDLSGVDVARKLVILAREAGHALSLEQVQVESLVPARLREGSVDDFMARLGESDAGLLQRLTDARARGAVLRYVARLGADGASVGLQELPADHTFANLRLTDNVVQFRTRRYCDNPLVVQGPGAGPEVTAAGVFADLLRVAAGEGARL; from the coding sequence ATGTCTTTCAACGCCCCCGCCCATTCTGCTGCCCCGGCCGATCTGGCCGCACCGTCCACCGTCGTGCACAAGTTCGGTGGTACGTCGGTCGCCAGCGCCGAACGCTATCGCCATGTGGCCGGTCTGCTTCTGGCCCGGCCTGAGCCGCTGCAGGTCACCGTCGTTTCGGCGATGAAGGGCGTCACCGATGCGCTGATCGAACTGGCTCAGCTGGCGGCGCGCGGTGATGCAGGCTGGCGCGAGGCCTGGCATGCGCTGCGTGCCCGCCACCGCGGCGCCGCCGTGGCCCTGCTGCGTGAACAGGTGGGCGAGACCGTGGAATGGATCGACGTGCGTTTCGATCAGCTGGCCGAAGTACTGGGCGCGCTGGCGGTGATCGGCGAGCTGCCGCGCGAGGTGCTGGACCGCGTGCAGGGGCTGGGCGAAGTGTTTTCCGCGCAGCTGCTGGGCACGCATCTGCAGGCGCTTGGCGAAGACTGCGCGGTACTGGATGCTCGCGAAGTGCTGGTGGTGGGCCATGGCGAACTGGGTGTGGACGTGGACTGGGAGGCCAGTGCCGACCGTCTGGCCAAATGGCGCCTGCAGCACCCGCAGTCGCGCGTGGTCGCCACCGGCTTCGTCGCCCGTGACCGGGAAGACCGCATCACCACGCTGGGCCGCAACGGCAGCGACTATTCCGGCGCGATCTTCGCCGCCCTGTTCAATGCGGATGAACTGCATATCTGGACCGACGTCGATGGCGTGCTGTCGGCCGATCCGCGGCTGGTGCCGGAGGCCGTGCAGCTGGACGCGTTGAGCTATGACGAGGCCTGCGAGCTGGCGTACTTCGGCGCAAAGGTCGTGCACCCGCAGACGATGTCGCCGGCCATCCGCCTCGGCCTGCCGATCTTCATCCGCAATACGTTCCACCCGGCGCATCCCGGCACGCGCATCAGCGCTGAACGTTCGCCGCGTGGGCCGGTGAAGGGCCTGACCCTGAGCCCCGACCTGGCGCTGCTGAACCTGGAAGGCACCGGTCTGATGGGCGTGCCGGGCACCGCCGAGCGCGTGTTCTCGGCGCTGCGCCAGGCGCAGGTGTCGGTGGTGATGATCTCGCAGGGGTCCTCCGAGCATTCGATCTGCTGCGTGGTGCGGGCCGGTGAAGCCGCGCGGGGCCGTGATGCACTCTTGCAGGCCTTCGCCCACGAACTGGCCGTCGGCCAGGTGCAGCGCGTGCAGGTCGGCGAGGGCGTGAGCGTGCTGGCGGCAGTGGGTGATGGCATGGCGGGCCAGCCTGGCGTGGCCGCGCGCCTGTTCGAGGCGCTGGGCCGCGCCCAGGTCAACATCCTGGCGATCGCGCAGGGGTCGTCCGAGCGCAACATCTCGGTGGCGGTGGCCAGCGCCGATGCCACGCGCGCACTGCGTGCCGCGCATGCGGGTTTCTGGCTCTCGCCGCAGACCTTCGCGGTGGGGGTGATCGGGCCGGGCAATGTCGGTGCCGCGTTGCTGGACCAGTTGCTGGCCGCGCGTCCACACCTGCTGGCCAAGGCCAACGTCGACCTGCGCCTGCGTGCGCTGGCCTCGCGGTCACGCATGCGCCTGGAAGTGGATGGTCTGCACGCCGATTGGCGGCAGGCGCTGCACGATGATGGCGTGGCCAGCGATCTGGACCGGTTCACCGAACACCTGCTGGCGGCGCACCTTCCGCATGCCGTGGTCATCGACTGCAGTGGCAGCGCGGACGTCGCCGAGCGCTATGAGGCCTGGCTGGCAGCAGGCATCCATGTGGTCACCCCGAACAAGCAGGCCGGCTCTGGCCCGCTGCCGCGCTACCAGCGGATCCGTGCCGCTGCCGCCGCCAGCGGGGCGCGCTTCCGCTATGAGGCCACCGTTGGTGCCGGGCTGCCGGTGATCACCACGCTGCGTGATCTGGTCGATACCGGTGATGAAGTGCTGGCCGTGGAAGGCATCTTCTCCGGCACGCTGGCGTGGCTGTTCAACCGGTTCGATGGCAGCCAGCCGTTCTCCGCGCTGGTCGCGCAGGCACGTTCGATGGGTTACACCGAACCGGACCCGCGTGATGATCTTTCGGGCGTGGACGTGGCGCGCAAGCTGGTGATCCTCGCCCGCGAAGCCGGCCACGCGCTCAGCCTGGAACAGGTGCAGGTGGAAAGCCTGGTGCCGGCGCGGCTGCGCGAGGGCAGCGTGGACGACTTCATGGCCCGCCTGGGTGAGTCCGATGCCGGCCTCCTGCAGCGCCTCACCGATGCGCGGGCGCGCGGCGCGGTGCTGCGCTATGTCGCCCGCCTCGGCGCGGATGGCGCTTCGGTGGGCCTGCAGGAACTGCCGGCTGACCACACCTTTGCCAACCTGCGCCTGACCGACAACGTGGTGCAGTTCCGCACGCGCCGCTACTGCGACAACCCACTGGTGGTGCAGGGGCCTGGCGCGGGACCGGAAGTCACCGCTGCCGGTGTGTTTGCCGACCTGCTGCGGGTGGCGGCCGGCGAAGGAGCGCGGCTGTGA